The Ktedonobacterales bacterium genomic interval AGGTCCAGGGCGCCCTTTTCGCTCGCCAACGCAAGCATGCCTTCTTCGGCCCGTTCGTTGAAGCCGCCATGCCCAATGAAGTGCAGGATATGCCAGGGGCCAACCCACATGGCCTGCTGCAAAGCGCGCCAGGTCTGGCCCTCCAGCCAGACCAATTCGATAAGCTCGCGCGCCTTCAGGCTGCTCAGCGCCCGCTCCAGACGCGCCTGTTCGCTTGCCACATCAAGCGCAGGGGTCGCCGGACTGTTGGGGCTGGCAACCACCCCCAGGATACGCAGCGGTGGTGTGACCAGCAGCGCCTCTCTGGCGCCTGGCAGATTCAGATAGCGCACAATGGGCGTGGCGCGCGAGAGACAGATGTACTCGCTCTCAGTCGGGTCGTAGAGCAGTTCCCAGGGCAGGGCGGCCAGTTCTGGCACTTGGGCATCCAGGCGCAGCCGCAGACCCTTGCCCTCCTGGTTAGCTCTGACGCGGCTCTGGTCATAGCAGGCGCGCACGTCTCCGGCTATCAGCGCCTCAAAAAGCTGCCGCCCGAAGCCGCGCACCGCTTGTTCTTCTGGTGTCAGCGCCCGGCGGCGTTCTTCGCCAGAGCGCAGCAGAGCATTTTGCAGCTTGAGCAGGTGGTTTTCCAGGAGGGTTTCATCAAAGGGGAAGCGCATTATGGCGTTTGCCTTGCCAGCAGGCGAGCGCACTGCCGCTCGGTAGTCTCGCCCAGTCAGAGCCGTAAGCTCCACGTCAAAGTCCAGATACTCCATGCTTGCTCCCAGATCCTTGCAGCGCGTTCAGAAGATCGAACGCGCGCTGGTTGAATCAAGCATACCAGACTGGCTCCTGGCGGGTCAAGCGGCGGGTGGGCGCAGTTCCACCACCTATCGGGGGGCGCTGAGCAGCACCCCGCCTCTTCACTCCAGCAGTCACACACCGTTGCCAGTCCCCAGTTGGTGCGTTATAATGACCAGCAAGGGGTTTCCACTAGCATTGGAGGAAAAGCCACGCATGGCAACGGGAAAAGGGGCTGCATCTCGCAAGAAATCGAAGGCAGCGGCTGAGGTTATTGAGGAAGAACAGACATTGGCTGAAGTGGCGCTGGGAGAGCTACCCGTTCTGCCGGTACGGAATACACTCCTGCTTCCAGGCATGGTAGCCCCGCTGTTTGTGGGACGCGATAGCTCGCTGCGCGCCATCGAAGAAGCGATGACCCGGCAGCGCACTATTGTCGTGGTCGCACAGAAGGACGAGACAGTGGAGGAGCCAGGCCCGGATGATGTCTATCCGGTGGGTACTGAAGGCGTCATTGGGCGCGTCCTCAAGATGCCCGATGGCACCACCAACGTCCTGGTCCAGGGGCAGCGTCGGCTCAAGCTGGAGCGTGTACTGCGCACAGGAGTCTATCTGCGGGCAAAGGTTGAGCCGATAGAGGAAGAAGTCGAAAAGACTCCTGCCATCGAAGCCCTGATGCGCGCCACCCTGGGCATCTTTGAGAAGTGCATCAAACTGAGCCGCGCATTGAACGAAGAAGCCTATGTGACAGCCCTCAATATAGATGCTCCTGGCGCGCTGGCCGACTTCATCATCTCCACACTGGAGCCGCCGATGCCCCAGCGGCAGCTCGCGCTGGAAACCTTCGATCCCCTGGTGCGCCTCCAGAATATCAGCGTCATGCTCTCCAAAGAACTGCATATTCTGGAACTGGAAAACCAGATTCAGACCCAGGTGCAGCAGGAAGTTGATAAATCTCAGCGCGAATACTTCTTGCGCGAGCAAATGAAAGCCATCCAGCGCGAACTTGGCGAACATGACCCGACCATCCGCGAAGGCATGGAACTGCGCGAGAAGATCGTCTCCTGCGGCATGCCCGAAGAAGTAGCCGAACGCGCCAACCGCGAGCTAGACCGGCTGGCAGCGATGCCAGCAATGGCCCCCGAATTGACCATTGTGCGTACCTACCTCGATTGGCTGGTGGCCTTGCCCTGGCATCAGCGCACCGAGGACCGGCTCGACCCCGTCGAGGCTGCCCGCATTCTCGATGAGAATCATTATGGGCTGGAGAAAGCCAAAGAGCGCATCATTGAATATATTGCTGTGCGCAAGCTGGCGCCGCAAACCCACAGCCCCATCCTCTGTTTCCTTGGGCCGCCAGGGGTCGGCAAGACTTCGCTGGGCCGTTCTATCGCCCAGGCGCTCAATCGCAAATTTGTGCGCCTCTCGTTGGGCGGCATCCGCGACGAAGCAGAGATTCGCGGCCACCGGCGCACCTATATTGGCGCGCTGCCCGGACGTATCATCCAGACCATGCGGCTTGCCGGGACGATCAATCCACTCTTCATTCTGGACGAGATTGATAAGCTGGGCGCAGATTTTCGTGGCGATCCCTCCTCAGCCCTGCTGGAGGTGTTGGATCGGGAACAAAATCACGGCTTCTCCGATCATTACCTGGAGGTTCCCTACGATCTCTCGCATGTCATCTTCATCATGACCGCTAATTCGCTCTATTCCGTACCCTGGGCGCTTCGTGACCGGATGGAGGTCGTGGAACTGCCTGGCTATACGGAAGAAGAGAAGATGCGCATTGCGCGCAGTTTTCTTATCCCCAGGCAGATGAAAGACCACGGCCTGACCCGCAGCCGCGTTGCCTTTGAGGATGGCGCTGTGCGCCGGATGGCTCGTGAATACACCTATGAAGCAGGCGTGCGCAATCTGGACCGCGAACTGGCGCGGGTACTACGCAAAGTGGCGCGGCAAGTCGTAGAAGGACGCAAAAGTAAAACGGAGATTACCGCCAAAAAGCTGCCAAAGTACCTCGGCCCGCCCAAACACCTGCATACCGAAGCGCAAGAAGCCGATGAGATTGGTGTTGCAACTGGCCTGGTCTGGACCAGCGGCGGCGGGGATATTCAGAGCATCGAAGTGACGCTGGCCGATGGGCGCGGCAGCCTGATGCTCACAGGCCGCCTGGGCGAGGTCATGAAAGAGTCAGGCCAGGCAGCTATGGCCTATATCCGCTCGCACGC includes:
- the lon gene encoding endopeptidase La, with the protein product MATGKGAASRKKSKAAAEVIEEEQTLAEVALGELPVLPVRNTLLLPGMVAPLFVGRDSSLRAIEEAMTRQRTIVVVAQKDETVEEPGPDDVYPVGTEGVIGRVLKMPDGTTNVLVQGQRRLKLERVLRTGVYLRAKVEPIEEEVEKTPAIEALMRATLGIFEKCIKLSRALNEEAYVTALNIDAPGALADFIISTLEPPMPQRQLALETFDPLVRLQNISVMLSKELHILELENQIQTQVQQEVDKSQREYFLREQMKAIQRELGEHDPTIREGMELREKIVSCGMPEEVAERANRELDRLAAMPAMAPELTIVRTYLDWLVALPWHQRTEDRLDPVEAARILDENHYGLEKAKERIIEYIAVRKLAPQTHSPILCFLGPPGVGKTSLGRSIAQALNRKFVRLSLGGIRDEAEIRGHRRTYIGALPGRIIQTMRLAGTINPLFILDEIDKLGADFRGDPSSALLEVLDREQNHGFSDHYLEVPYDLSHVIFIMTANSLYSVPWALRDRMEVVELPGYTEEEKMRIARSFLIPRQMKDHGLTRSRVAFEDGAVRRMAREYTYEAGVRNLDRELARVLRKVARQVVEGRKSKTEITAKKLPKYLGPPKHLHTEAQEADEIGVATGLVWTSGGGDIQSIEVTLADGRGSLMLTGRLGEVMKESGQAAMAYIRSHAKQLGIDPNFYERRDIHIHAPQGAQPKEGPSAGITIATAIISALTGRPIRRQIAMTGEITIHGRVLSIGGVKEKVLSAHRAGIQTVILPRRNEKDLEEIPEDVRHQLRFLFVDRIEQALEATLHPPEPQEESKAKGKGSSSARKGHDGERRSRQDALRPKPRLRKIARPAQVSTPNS